In Lycium ferocissimum isolate CSIRO_LF1 chromosome 11, AGI_CSIRO_Lferr_CH_V1, whole genome shotgun sequence, a single genomic region encodes these proteins:
- the LOC132036449 gene encoding protein CONSERVED ONLY IN THE GREEN LINEAGE 160, chloroplastic-like: MAVLNYCYLSVTSTATPINQDSANNTTPLSIPTQNKVVKPVKLSSGDPPTTTTKLRKYWGEDVDPLTSDDYIWNKEFMGRMKKYIQDPQENAPSTPVKEKPSGFLSLNRVMSLDSLEVDLTKELTTPSEAVREPEVENTRARFTTSQKWRPAPTRREQEKWGKAAKAATGGSDVMLRELKRPQGDPRVLAAQSREQYLKLKNKLQLLTVGIGGIGVVSAYISYSPEIALSYGAGFIGSLMYMRMLGNSVDSMQSDGPRALIKAAVGQPRLLVPVALVMIFNRWNGILVPEYGFMHLELIPILVGFFTYKIATFVQAIEEGVSIIGNKTQA; the protein is encoded by the exons atGGCAGTTCTAAACTACTGCTATCTCTCAGTAACCTCAACAGCCACACCCATAAATCAAGATTCTGCAAATAACACAACCCCATTATCAATTCCAACACAAAACAAGGTTGTTAAACCTGTAAAATTGTCAAGTGGGGACCCACCAACTACCACAACTAAGCTAAGGAAGTACTGGGGTGAGGATGTGGATCCTCTTACATCTGATGATTATATATGGAACAAAGAATTTATGGGTCGTATGAAAAAGTATATTCAAGACCCTCAAGAAAATGCACCTTCTACTCCTGTAAAG GAAAAGCCATCAGGATTTCTTAGCTTAAACAGAGTCATGAGTCTTGACAG TTTGGAAGTTGACTTGACGAAGGAGCTAACAACCCCTTCAGAAGCTGTTCGAGAACCAGAAGTCGAAAATACTCGA GCTCGTTTTACTACATCTCAAAAATGGCGGCCAGCACCAACACGACGTGAGCAGGAGAAGTGGGGTAAAGCTGCCAAGGCTGCAACTGGGGGCAGT GACGTGATGTTGAGGGAATTAAAACGCCCTCAAGGGGATCCAAGGGTTTTGGCTGCTCAGTCAAGGGAACAGTATCTTAAG TTAAAGAATAAATTGCAGCTTCTCACAGTTGGAATCGGTGGTATTGGTGTGGTTTCAGCTTATATCTCTTATTCTCCTGAAATAGCATTGAG TTACGGTGCAGGGTTTATTGGTTCGTTGATGTACATGCGTATGCTTGGAAACAGTGTGGATTCTATGCAGTCAGATGGACCCAGAGCACTTATCAA GGCAGCTGTTGGGCAGCCAAGGCTATTGGTTCCTGTTGCTTTGGTCATGATTTTTAACCGGTGGAATGG GATCCTTGTCCCAGAATATGGATTCATGCACCTCGAGTTGATACCAATACTGGTGGGATTTTTCACTTACAAGATTGCAACTTTTGTCCAAGCAATCGAGGAAGGTGTATCAATTATTGGAAATAAGACACAAGCTTAG
- the LOC132038658 gene encoding phosphoenolpyruvate carboxylase, housekeeping isozyme-like yields MSKNLEKMASIDAQLRLLAPAKVSEDDKLVEYDALLLDRFLDILQDLHGEDIRETVQECYELSAEYEGKHDPKKLEELGQMLTSLDAGDSIVVTKAFSNMLNLANLAEEVQIAYRRRSKLKKRDFSDEASAPTESDIEETLRKLVGQLNKSPLEVFDALKNQTVDLVLTAHPTQSVRRSLLQKHARIRDNLTQLYAKDITPDDKQELDEALQREIQAAFRTDEIRRTPPTPQDEMRAGMSYFHETIWKGVPKFLRRVDTALKNIGINERVPYNAPLIQFSSWMGGDRDGNPRVTPEVTRDVCLLARMMAAKLYFAQIEDLMFELSMWRCNDELRGRAEELHRTSKRDAKHYIEFWKQIPSNEPYRVLLADVRDKLYNTRERARQLLANGFSDVPEESTFTNVEQFLEPLELCYRSLCACGDRPIADGSLLDFLRQVSTFGLSLVRLDIRQESDRHTDVLDAITKHLGIGSYKEWSEKQRQEWLLSELSGKRPLFGPDLPKTDEIADVLDTFNVIAELPSDNFGAYIISMATAPSDVLAVELLQRECHVKNPLRVVPLFEKLADLESAPAAVARLFSIDWYRNRINGKQEVMIGYSDSGKDAGRLSAAWQLYKAQEELVKVAKEFGVKLTMFHGRGGTVGRGGGPTHLAILSQPPDTVHGSLRVTVQGEVIEQSFGEEHLCFRTLQRFTAATLEHGMNPPVAPKPEWRALLDEMAVIATKDYRSLVFQDPRFVEYFRLATPELEYGRMNIGSRPAKRKPSGGIESLRAIPWIFAWTQTRFHLPVWLGFGAAFKHVIEKDIRNLQMLKDMYNGWPFFRVTLDLIEMVFAKGDPGIAALYDKLLVSEDLWPLGERLRSKYEETKGFLLQVAGHKDLLEGDPYLRQRLKLRDSYITTLNVCQAYTLKRIRDPSFNVNVRPHLDKDLMESNKPAAELVKLNPTSEYAPGLEDTLILTMKGIAAGMQNTG; encoded by the exons ATGAGTAAGAACCTTGAGAAAATGGCTTCAATTGATGCACAATTGAGGCTATTAGCACCAGCTAAAgtgtctgaggatgataagcTTGTGGAATATGATGCTTTGTTGCTTGACAggtttcttgatattttgcaAGATTTGCATGGAGAGGATATTCGAGAAACG GTTCAAGAGTGTTATGAACTTTCCGCTGAATACGAAGGGAAGCATGACCCAAAGAAGTTGGAAGAGCTTGGGCAAATGCTTACCAGTTTAGATGCTGGAGATTCCATTGTAGTCACCAAAGCCTTTTCTAACATGCTTAACTTGGCAAACCTTGCCGAAGAGGTTCAGATAGCTTACAGACGAAGAAGTAAGCTAAAAAAGCGTGATTTTTCGGATGAGGCTTCTGCACCAACTGAATCAGACATTGAAGAGACCCTTAGGAAGCTCGTCGGACAGCTAAACAAATCACCCCTAGAAGTTTTTGATGCTTTGAAGAACCAGACTGTGGATTTGGTGCTCACAGCACATCCTACTCAGTCTGTTCGTAGGTCTTTGCTTCAAAAGCATGCAAG GATTCGTGATAATTTGACGCAGTTGTACGCCAAAGATATTACTCCTGATGATAAGCAGGAACTAGATGAGGCTCTACAAAGAGAG ATACAAGCAGCCTTTCGCACAGATGAAATCAGGAGGACTCCACCAACTCCACAAGATGAGATGAGGGCAGGGATGAGTTACTTCCATGAGACAATATGGAAGGGGGTGCCGAAATTCCTACGCCGTGTTGACACTGCTTTGAAGAATATTGGAATAAATGAACGTGTTCCCTACAATGCCCCTCTCATTCAGTTTTCTTCTTGGATGGGTGGTGATCGAGATG GCAACCCTAGAGTAACCCCTGAAGTGACAAGAGATGTGTGCTTATTGGCTAGAATGATGGCTGCAAAACTGTATTTCGCTCAGATTGAGGATCTTATGTTTGAG CTTTCAATGTGGCGATGCAATGATGAGCTCCGTGGGCGTGCAGAAGAACTTCATAGAACGTCCAAAAGAGACGCAAAACACTACATTG AATTTTGGAAGCAAATTCCATCGAATGAGCCCTACCGTGTTCTTCTTGCTGATGTGAGAGATAAGTTATATAATACACGGGAACGCGCTCGTCAGTTACTAGCCAATGGGTTCTCTGATGTTCCTGAGGAGTCAACATTCACAAATGTTGAACAG TTTCTGGAACCTCTGGAGCTGTGCTATAGATCTCTATGCGCTTGTGGTGACAGACCAATTGCAGATGGCAGCCTTCTTGATTTTCTAAGGCAAGTTTCCACCTTTGGTCTCTCGCTTGTGAGACTTGATATCCGGCAAGAGTCAGATAGGCACACTGATGTTCTAGATGCTATAACAAAGCACCTGGGTATTGGATCCTATAAAGAATGGTCTGAGAAGCAGAGACAGGAATGGCTCTTATCGGAACTAAGTGGAAAGCGTCCACTTTTTGGACCTGATCTCCCTAAAACTGATGAAATTGCTGATGTTTTGGATACCTTTAATGTCATTGCTGAACTTCCCTCCGATAACTTTGGTGCTTATATAATTTCGATGGCCACTGCTCCCTCTGATGTGCTTGCCGTTGAGCTTTTGCAGCGTGAGTGTCATGTAAAAAATCCATTGAGGGTTGTTCCATTGTTTGAAAAGCTTGCTGATCTTGAGTCTGCACCTGCTGCTGTTGCTCGGTTGTTCTCCATAGATTGGTACAGAAACCGTATAAATGGGAAACAAGAagtgatgattgggtattctgaTTCGGGTAAGGATGCTGGCCGACTATCTGCAGCTTGGCAATTGTACAAGGCTCAAGAGGAACTTGTAAAGGTGGCAAAAGAATTTGGAGTAAAGCTAACTATGTTTCATGGCCGAGGAGGGACTGTTGGACGGGGAGGGGGTCCCACCCACCTTGCTATATTATCACAACCCCCCGACACAGTCCATGGTTCACTTCGTGTGACTGTTCAAGGTGAAGTTATTGAACAATCATTTGGGGAGGAACACTTGTGCTTTAGAACTCTTCAGCGTTTCACAGCAGCTACACTTGAGCATGGAATGAACCCCCCTGTGGCTCCGAAGCCAGAGTGGCGCGCCCTATTGGATGAGATGGCTGTTATCGCTACGAAAGATTATCGGTCTTTAGTGTTCCAGGATCCACGATTTGTTGAATACTTCCGCCTT GCAACCCCAGAATTAGAATATGGTCGCATGAATATTGGAAGTCGCCCGGCAAAAAGGAAGCCAAGTGGTGGGATTGAGTCTCTTCGAGCAATTCCATGGATCTTTGCATGGACTCAGACGAGGTTTCATCTCCCAGTATGGCTTGGCTTTGGGGCCGCATTCAAGCATGTTATTGAGAAGGAcatcagaaatctgcaaatgctCAAGGATATGTACAATGGATGGCCATTCTTTAGAGTGACACTTGACTTGATTGAAATGGTCTTTGCTAAGGGTGACCCTGGCATTGCTGCATTGTATGATAAGCTTTTAGTATCCGAAGATCTCTGGCCACTTGGAGAACGCTTGAGATCCAAATACGAAGAAACAAAGGGCTTTCTCCTTCAG GTTGCTGGACACAAGGATCTTTTGGAAGGAGATCCATACTTGAGGCAAAGACTCAAACTTCGCGATTCTTACATTACGACCCTCAATGTTTGCCAAGCATACACATTGAAGCGAATTCGAGACCCCAGCTTCAACGTGAATGTGCGGCCGCATCTAGACAAGGATCTTATGGAATCAAACAAACCAGCTGCTGAATTAGTGAAACTGAATCCTACGAGTGAATATGCTCCTGGCTTGGAAGACACCCTTATCTTGACAATGAAAGGTATTGCTGCTGGGATGCAGAACACTGGTTAA